The following proteins come from a genomic window of Halorussus halophilus:
- a CDS encoding lipoate--protein ligase family protein has product MRVLRGRAATIDADRELVAEMLERTAESGDDAVRVWRPHRQLAFGRRDAREEQYDAAASVASSAGFEPVERSVGGRAVAYTGTTVAFAHSTYLEDMRVGMDERYDKVTTALQRALWRLGVPAQRGEPEGSFCPGDYSLHHDGKLVGVAQRVRKNAALVSGVVVVRDHEEIAEVLDPVYAALGVPFETNSVGSIAKAGGKDDPDEVVETVEELLVGEKGTEVVDVERNE; this is encoded by the coding sequence ATGCGCGTACTCCGCGGACGGGCGGCGACCATCGACGCCGACCGCGAACTGGTCGCCGAGATGCTCGAACGAACCGCCGAGAGCGGCGACGACGCAGTGCGGGTCTGGCGACCCCACAGACAACTGGCGTTCGGCCGCAGAGACGCTCGTGAGGAGCAGTACGACGCCGCCGCGAGCGTCGCTAGCTCGGCCGGGTTCGAACCGGTCGAACGCTCCGTCGGCGGGCGAGCGGTCGCCTACACCGGCACCACCGTCGCGTTCGCTCACTCGACGTACTTGGAGGACATGCGCGTCGGGATGGACGAACGCTACGACAAGGTGACGACCGCCCTCCAACGCGCGCTCTGGAGGCTCGGCGTGCCAGCACAGCGGGGCGAGCCGGAGGGGAGTTTCTGTCCGGGCGACTACTCGCTCCACCACGACGGGAAGCTCGTCGGGGTTGCCCAACGAGTCAGGAAGAACGCCGCGCTGGTCTCGGGCGTGGTCGTCGTTCGCGACCACGAAGAGATAGCAGAGGTGCTGGACCCCGTCTACGCTGCGCTCGGCGTACCCTTCGAGACTAACTCTGTCGGAAGCATCGCCAAGGCGGGTGGAAAGGACGACCCCGACGAGGTCGTCGAAACCGTCGAGGAGTTGCTGGTCGGTGAGAAAGGGACGGAAGTCGTGGACGTCGAGCGAAACGAATAG
- a CDS encoding DUF4385 domain-containing protein encodes MSDDTESGDPEYDLDFREHPEAYYIGRGEQGVFKVQPYKSELLPNWTIKNLDEAEDSAEKIYDQYQSYKEDDDFVGMDMARKYLQMGYTRAMRYAKYPGGQKYEKSGDEKTEREPQEWADEEKREIALVFEEALNRVREDEQYQQMKADHRERTD; translated from the coding sequence GTGAGCGACGACACAGAATCCGGGGACCCAGAATACGACCTCGATTTCCGGGAACACCCCGAGGCCTACTACATCGGCCGCGGCGAACAGGGTGTCTTCAAAGTCCAACCGTACAAGAGCGAACTGCTCCCGAACTGGACCATCAAGAACCTCGACGAAGCCGAAGACTCCGCCGAGAAAATCTACGACCAGTACCAGAGCTACAAAGAAGACGACGACTTCGTGGGGATGGACATGGCTCGCAAGTATCTTCAGATGGGCTACACTCGGGCGATGCGCTACGCGAAGTATCCCGGCGGGCAGAAGTACGAAAAGAGCGGCGACGAGAAGACCGAACGCGAACCGCAAGAGTGGGCCGACGAGGAGAAGCGCGAAATTGCCCTCGTCTTCGAAGAAGCACTGAATCGGGTCCGCGAAGACGAGCAGTATCAGCAAATGAAGGCCGACCACCGCGAGCGAACCGACTAG
- a CDS encoding cysteine hydrolase family protein → MNFDPKATAVVVVDMQNGFCHPDGSLHAPASEDAIADVTEVVSMARDAGASIVYTQDMHPPEQFEDKHYYDEFDRWGEHVVEGSWEAEFVEELDVREDDHVVEKYTYDAFYQTNLEGYLDAHGLKDLLICGTLANVCVLHTAGSAGLRDFRPVLVEDAIGHIEEEHREYAVEHADWLFGELVKKGDIEFE, encoded by the coding sequence ATGAACTTCGACCCGAAAGCGACCGCAGTCGTCGTCGTAGACATGCAGAACGGCTTCTGTCATCCGGACGGGAGTCTGCACGCACCCGCCAGCGAGGACGCTATCGCGGACGTGACGGAAGTCGTCTCGATGGCCCGCGATGCTGGCGCGTCCATCGTCTACACCCAAGATATGCACCCGCCCGAACAGTTCGAGGACAAGCACTACTACGACGAGTTCGACCGCTGGGGCGAACACGTCGTGGAGGGGTCGTGGGAAGCCGAGTTCGTGGAGGAACTCGACGTGCGCGAGGACGACCACGTCGTCGAGAAGTACACCTACGATGCCTTCTACCAGACGAACTTGGAGGGGTATCTCGACGCCCACGGACTCAAGGACCTGCTCATCTGTGGCACGCTGGCGAACGTCTGCGTGCTCCACACTGCGGGGAGCGCCGGACTGCGGGACTTTAGGCCCGTTCTGGTGGAAGACGCCATCGGCCACATCGAGGAAGAACACCGAGAGTACGCCGTCGAACACGCCGATTGGCTCTTCGGGGAACTCGTGAAGAAGGGCGACATCGAGTTCGAGTAG
- a CDS encoding Hvo_1808 family surface protein, with the protein MRTGIAVAVVLMLVVAGCSQAPGAGTSTAGTNTTAPTTGETPGEKPVVKPDNPETDVLGWEGGIWYNETIAVNPNDGLNETELNKTVKRSMARVERVRGLEFESQVPVEIMTREEFRKSQNDRSTPPKRKLFDNVKFEALMMINESTDSIAVQNSNSGSSVGGFYSPSEKRIVVISENASTPQLDEITLSQELFHALQDQKFNLSKFNQSTRELHNAKDGVIEGDGNLVDYLYEKRCKNQWSGDCLTPESSSGGGGGLANIGPYLLKFQPYSDGPPFVRGVQRRGGWEAVNELYQNPPASTEQVIHPQKYPDDTPTEFTVGDKTSGDWERLRPKGRPSFASVGEAGIFSMFMYPAYESGGQTQIVSASEFINRNASTGDMAEFDPLNYNSSYSDGWDGDRLVVYTSESAAKNETGYVWQSKWDSKQDANEFVEGYTKLLQYRDAEKVDGRANTWVVEGNGFADAFYVTQQGNTVTIVNAPTVEDLSKVRQGAAPKQ; encoded by the coding sequence ATGCGCACAGGCATCGCAGTCGCGGTCGTACTGATGCTCGTCGTCGCGGGCTGTTCGCAGGCCCCCGGCGCGGGTACCTCGACCGCAGGTACGAATACGACAGCACCGACGACTGGTGAGACGCCCGGCGAGAAACCGGTCGTGAAGCCCGACAACCCAGAAACCGACGTTCTCGGCTGGGAAGGCGGTATCTGGTACAACGAGACGATAGCGGTCAATCCGAACGACGGACTCAACGAGACCGAACTGAACAAGACCGTCAAGCGCTCGATGGCACGCGTCGAGCGCGTCCGCGGCCTGGAGTTCGAGTCACAGGTTCCGGTCGAAATCATGACCCGCGAAGAGTTCCGCAAGAGCCAGAACGACCGTTCGACGCCGCCCAAACGGAAGCTCTTCGACAACGTCAAGTTCGAGGCGTTGATGATGATCAACGAATCGACCGACTCCATCGCGGTGCAGAACTCTAACTCCGGGTCGTCGGTCGGTGGCTTCTACAGTCCCTCCGAGAAGCGAATTGTCGTCATCTCCGAGAACGCTTCGACGCCACAGCTAGACGAGATTACGCTCTCTCAAGAGCTGTTCCACGCGCTACAGGACCAGAAGTTCAACCTCTCGAAGTTCAACCAATCGACGCGCGAACTGCACAACGCCAAGGACGGCGTCATCGAGGGCGACGGCAACCTCGTGGACTACCTCTACGAGAAACGCTGTAAGAACCAGTGGAGCGGCGACTGTCTGACGCCCGAATCGAGTTCGGGCGGTGGCGGCGGTCTCGCCAATATCGGTCCGTACCTCCTGAAGTTCCAACCGTACAGCGACGGCCCGCCGTTCGTGCGCGGCGTCCAACGCCGCGGTGGTTGGGAGGCAGTCAACGAGCTTTACCAGAACCCACCGGCGAGCACCGAACAGGTCATCCACCCACAGAAGTACCCCGACGACACGCCGACTGAGTTCACCGTCGGCGACAAGACGAGCGGCGACTGGGAGCGTCTGCGGCCGAAGGGACGCCCGAGTTTCGCCAGCGTCGGCGAAGCGGGCATCTTCTCGATGTTCATGTACCCCGCCTACGAGAGCGGCGGACAGACCCAAATCGTCTCCGCCTCCGAGTTCATCAACCGGAACGCCTCGACCGGCGATATGGCGGAGTTCGACCCGCTGAACTACAACAGTTCGTACTCCGACGGCTGGGACGGTGACAGACTCGTCGTCTACACCAGCGAGAGCGCCGCGAAGAACGAGACGGGCTACGTCTGGCAGTCCAAGTGGGACTCCAAACAAGACGCCAACGAGTTCGTCGAGGGCTACACGAAACTGCTCCAGTATCGCGACGCCGAGAAGGTAGACGGCCGCGCGAACACGTGGGTCGTCGAGGGCAACGGGTTCGCCGACGCCTTCTACGTCACACAGCAGGGCAACACGGTGACCATCGTCAACGCGCCGACCGTCGAAGACCTCTCGAAGGTCCGGCAAGGCGCGGCCCCCAAGCAGTAA
- a CDS encoding nicotinate phosphoribosyltransferase: MTDRFDVVSEESIRDGTATDAYFLRTEETLDAADRNPRVVAEVTRDQFPTGEFDLFAGVKDAAHLLEGLPIDVDAMREGQLFDGGPVMRIEGDYLDFARYETSLLGFLSHASGIGTAALETRRAAPNSNVLSFGARHVHPAMAPMVERGALVAGLDGFSHVAAGEILGKEASGTMPHALVIAFGDQETAWTAFDDAVDSDVPRIAICDTYSDEKDESLRAAEALGDALDGVRLDTTSSRRGDFRHIVREVRWELDARGREDVDLFVSGGLGPADLRELRDVADGFGVGGYVSNANPLDFALDIVTVDGELVAKRGKLSGEKAVFRTPDGGHHVGLADRANPDGGETLLKPLVRDGTLVREFDIDEAAKRAREDANVVGFRD; this comes from the coding sequence GTGACCGACCGGTTCGACGTCGTGTCCGAGGAGTCCATTCGCGACGGCACTGCCACCGACGCCTACTTTCTGCGCACCGAAGAGACTTTGGATGCGGCCGACCGCAACCCACGCGTCGTCGCCGAAGTTACCCGCGACCAGTTCCCGACCGGCGAGTTCGACCTGTTCGCGGGCGTCAAAGACGCCGCCCACCTGCTCGAAGGACTCCCCATCGACGTAGACGCCATGCGCGAGGGACAACTGTTCGACGGCGGTCCCGTGATGCGAATCGAGGGCGACTACCTCGACTTCGCGCGGTACGAGACCTCCCTGCTCGGCTTTCTCTCACACGCCAGCGGTATCGGGACTGCCGCGCTCGAAACGCGGCGGGCCGCCCCCAACTCGAACGTCCTCAGTTTCGGCGCGCGACACGTCCACCCCGCGATGGCCCCGATGGTCGAGCGCGGCGCGCTCGTCGCTGGACTCGACGGCTTCTCACACGTCGCCGCGGGCGAGATTCTGGGCAAAGAAGCCAGCGGCACGATGCCTCACGCGCTCGTCATCGCTTTCGGCGACCAAGAGACGGCGTGGACAGCCTTCGACGACGCGGTCGATTCTGACGTGCCGCGTATCGCTATCTGTGACACCTACTCCGACGAGAAAGACGAGAGTCTGCGCGCCGCCGAGGCGCTCGGCGACGCGCTCGACGGTGTCCGACTCGACACGACGAGTTCGCGCCGTGGCGATTTCAGACACATCGTCAGGGAGGTTCGCTGGGAACTCGACGCGCGCGGGCGAGAAGACGTGGACCTCTTCGTCAGTGGCGGTCTCGGTCCGGCCGACCTGCGAGAACTCCGCGACGTGGCCGACGGCTTCGGCGTCGGTGGCTACGTGAGCAACGCGAATCCGCTGGACTTCGCGCTCGACATCGTGACTGTAGACGGCGAACTGGTGGCGAAGCGTGGGAAACTCTCGGGTGAAAAGGCAGTGTTCCGGACGCCCGACGGCGGGCATCACGTCGGACTGGCGGACAGAGCGAATCCCGACGGTGGCGAGACACTACTGAAGCCACTCGTGCGGGACGGCACGCTCGTCCGTGAGTTCGACATCGACGAGGCCGCAAAACGCGCTCGTGAGGACGCCAACGTGGTCGGCTTCCGCGACTAG
- a CDS encoding TIGR00296 family protein, translating into MAQAQAVTLSYQDGTRAVELARESVESYVINGQREQPGSMREAFYNRTGVFVRLCSTRGRGQLRGCDGAYEGTDQLGHQIVDSAISAASDNSCGSEVEPPELPNLKISVCIVEDTHLSTDPAEEIKLGKHGVAVEGRGNQAWMYPTLPCENNWSVFEYLDRTCRKAGLPRGAWEDDDVMVTLFDGQVFREREPEGSIENI; encoded by the coding sequence ATGGCACAGGCTCAGGCAGTAACTCTCTCTTATCAGGATGGCACGCGCGCTGTGGAACTCGCACGAGAATCCGTGGAATCCTACGTAATCAACGGCCAACGCGAACAGCCGGGGAGCATGCGTGAGGCGTTCTACAACCGAACGGGCGTCTTCGTTCGCCTCTGCTCCACGCGAGGGCGGGGCCAACTTCGAGGCTGCGACGGAGCGTACGAAGGTACCGACCAACTCGGCCACCAGATAGTCGATTCGGCCATCAGCGCCGCCAGCGACAACTCCTGTGGCTCGGAAGTCGAACCACCGGAGCTACCGAACCTCAAGATTTCGGTCTGCATCGTCGAAGACACGCATCTGAGTACAGACCCCGCAGAGGAGATCAAACTCGGAAAACACGGCGTCGCCGTCGAAGGCCGTGGCAATCAGGCGTGGATGTACCCGACGCTCCCCTGCGAGAACAACTGGAGCGTCTTCGAGTACTTGGACCGCACCTGCCGGAAAGCTGGACTTCCCCGCGGCGCGTGGGAAGACGACGACGTGATGGTGACGCTGTTCGACGGTCAGGTCTTCCGCGAGCGCGAACCGGAAGGCAGCATCGAGAACATCTAA
- a CDS encoding heavy metal translocating P-type ATPase, translated as MTADDMRTVRLSVPDMDCPSCAGKVTSSVERLDGVGDIDAVATTGTLTVSYDATQTDSESVRKRVEAAGYAIESDTRTERFGVPEMDCPSCAGKVESALDLAGVEELDTRPTTGEVVVTYDPEATDRDSLVGAIESAGYEVTGTTTDEGGPDVAEASEVWTSTRALKTWTGGIFLVVGLVLEFLLTSANSLLFSAVGREFHLAGVLFLLASAVAGQEVLRNGYYSVKNLNLDIDLLMGTGIVSAVAVGLYFEAASLAVLFSVAELLERFSMDRARESVRALMDLSPDTATVRRSGSEETVPVEEVAVGETVLVRPGEKIPVDGTVTEGDSAVNQAPITGESVPVEKSAGSEVFAGTVNEEGYLEVESTAEADETTLSQIVESVGDAGRERTDREQFIERFASYYTPVVVVGALLTAFVPPLLLGAQFETWFVRGLTLLVVACPCAFVISTPVSVVSGVTSAARNGVLVKSGPNLESMGAVEAVAFDKTGTLTKGELAVTDAVPLNGNDESDLLRCAHDLEHRSEHPIAAAIVERAHEAGVAHEHEEVDEGSDHSHEDEADSCGCDDGCGDEKRVEDHHDEADDRTVENFESLTGKGVRADIDGVTHYAGKPSLFAELGFDLEHVHLSTDGGIVTEVEDATESRCHGRDDCLDLLADVVPRFQREGKTVVLVGTEDEIEGALAVADEVRPEAKKAVSRLQSRGVEVAMLTGDNERTANAIAEQVGIEEVRAELMPEDKAEAVGELTDEYGTVAMVGDGVNDAPALAAATVGVAMGAAGTDAAIETADVALLGDDLLKMPYLHRLSRKANDVIRQNIYASLAVKAVLAVGAPLGLVPVFAAILVGDMGMSLSVTGNAMRLARVEPER; from the coding sequence ATGACTGCAGACGATATGCGGACGGTTCGACTCTCTGTCCCCGACATGGACTGTCCGTCCTGTGCTGGCAAGGTTACCTCCAGCGTCGAGCGGTTGGACGGCGTCGGCGACATCGACGCCGTCGCGACCACGGGGACCCTAACCGTCTCCTACGACGCCACCCAGACTGACTCGGAGTCGGTTCGGAAGCGCGTCGAGGCGGCCGGATACGCCATCGAATCCGACACTCGTACCGAGCGGTTCGGCGTTCCCGAGATGGACTGCCCCTCGTGTGCTGGCAAAGTCGAATCGGCGCTCGACCTCGCAGGCGTCGAGGAACTCGACACGCGACCGACGACTGGCGAAGTCGTCGTCACCTACGACCCCGAGGCGACGGACCGCGACTCGCTCGTGGGCGCAATCGAATCTGCGGGCTACGAAGTCACCGGGACCACCACGGACGAAGGTGGTCCCGACGTAGCCGAGGCGAGCGAGGTCTGGACGAGCACGCGCGCGTTGAAGACATGGACCGGCGGTATCTTCCTCGTCGTCGGTCTCGTCCTCGAATTTCTCCTCACGAGTGCGAACTCGCTACTCTTCTCTGCGGTCGGTCGGGAGTTCCACCTCGCGGGCGTCCTCTTCCTGCTGGCCTCCGCGGTCGCTGGACAGGAAGTCCTGCGAAACGGCTACTACTCGGTGAAGAATCTCAACCTCGACATCGACCTGCTGATGGGTACTGGCATCGTCAGTGCCGTCGCCGTCGGTCTCTACTTCGAAGCGGCGTCGCTCGCCGTACTCTTCAGCGTCGCCGAACTCTTAGAGCGGTTCTCGATGGACCGCGCCCGCGAGTCGGTGCGCGCGCTGATGGACCTCTCGCCGGACACGGCGACTGTCAGACGAAGTGGAAGCGAAGAGACTGTCCCCGTCGAAGAGGTCGCAGTCGGTGAGACCGTCCTCGTCCGACCGGGCGAGAAGATTCCCGTGGACGGGACGGTTACGGAGGGCGACAGCGCGGTCAACCAAGCGCCCATCACGGGCGAGTCGGTGCCGGTCGAGAAGTCCGCTGGTTCGGAAGTGTTCGCGGGCACGGTCAACGAGGAGGGCTACCTCGAAGTCGAATCGACCGCGGAGGCAGACGAGACGACGCTCTCTCAAATCGTCGAATCGGTCGGTGACGCGGGCCGCGAACGCACCGACCGCGAGCAGTTCATCGAACGCTTCGCCAGTTACTACACGCCCGTAGTCGTGGTCGGCGCGCTCCTCACGGCGTTCGTGCCGCCACTCCTGCTCGGCGCGCAGTTCGAGACGTGGTTCGTGCGCGGGCTAACTCTGCTCGTGGTCGCGTGTCCCTGCGCGTTCGTCATCTCGACGCCCGTCTCCGTGGTGTCTGGGGTTACGAGCGCGGCGCGCAACGGCGTGCTGGTCAAGAGCGGTCCGAATTTAGAGTCGATGGGCGCAGTCGAAGCAGTGGCGTTCGACAAGACTGGTACCTTGACGAAGGGCGAACTGGCAGTCACCGACGCCGTACCACTCAACGGCAACGACGAGTCGGACCTACTCCGGTGTGCCCACGACCTCGAACACCGGAGCGAACACCCCATCGCGGCAGCGATAGTCGAGCGAGCGCACGAGGCAGGGGTGGCGCACGAACACGAGGAAGTTGACGAGGGTTCCGACCACAGCCACGAAGACGAAGCCGACAGTTGCGGATGCGACGACGGATGCGGCGACGAGAAGCGTGTCGAAGACCACCACGACGAAGCCGACGACCGAACCGTCGAGAACTTCGAGAGTCTGACCGGCAAAGGAGTCCGGGCCGACATCGACGGCGTGACCCACTACGCGGGCAAGCCCTCGCTGTTCGCTGAACTGGGCTTCGACTTGGAACACGTCCACCTGAGTACTGACGGTGGGATAGTGACTGAAGTGGAAGACGCCACCGAAAGTCGCTGTCACGGACGCGACGACTGTCTCGACCTGCTGGCCGACGTGGTGCCGCGGTTCCAGCGCGAGGGCAAGACGGTCGTCCTCGTCGGCACGGAAGACGAAATCGAAGGCGCGCTCGCAGTCGCTGACGAAGTCCGCCCAGAAGCGAAGAAGGCCGTCTCCCGCCTCCAGTCGCGGGGCGTCGAAGTCGCCATGCTGACCGGCGACAACGAGCGAACCGCGAACGCAATCGCCGAACAGGTCGGAATCGAGGAGGTTCGCGCGGAACTCATGCCAGAGGACAAAGCCGAGGCCGTCGGCGAGTTGACCGACGAGTACGGCACGGTGGCGATGGTCGGCGACGGCGTCAACGACGCTCCGGCACTGGCCGCCGCGACAGTCGGCGTGGCGATGGGTGCGGCCGGAACCGACGCCGCCATCGAGACGGCCGACGTGGCACTGCTCGGCGACGACCTGCTGAAGATGCCGTACCTCCACCGACTGTCGCGGAAAGCGAACGACGTCATCCGCCAGAACATCTACGCGAGTTTGGCGGTGAAGGCAGTGCTTGCGGTGGGTGCGCCCCTCGGTCTGGTGCCAGTGTTCGCCGCGATTCTCGTCGGCGACATGGGCATGAGTCTCTCGGTGACGGGCAACGCGATGCGACTAGCGAGGGTCGAGCCTGAGCGTTGA
- a CDS encoding cation diffusion facilitator family transporter, translated as MAHDHEHDHGDHTETPLRALTIALAINTVFLVVEFVGALYADSLTLLADAVHMLTDSASLGLALLAAWVATRPADAKRTYGYQRAEVLGAFLNGIFLLATVAYILYDAIQRFQDPRAVRPLVVVVVGVLGLVANLAAAWVLRGDRELLNVEGAFLHLLADALGSVAAIVVGVALYYTDILVLDPLFAVLVAGLVLYSAKDLLADSLNILLQGTPSDVAIGEVTRYLGNLEGVVEVHDVHVWALDSTQTALSAHVVVADGTDPDAVLSHCRQELARKFDIDHATIQVESPEFSHVADFDCYEFGGKH; from the coding sequence ATGGCACACGACCACGAACACGACCACGGCGACCACACAGAGACCCCGCTGCGAGCGCTTACCATCGCGCTCGCAATCAACACCGTCTTCCTCGTGGTCGAGTTCGTCGGCGCGCTCTACGCAGACTCGCTCACACTGCTGGCAGACGCGGTCCACATGCTGACCGACAGCGCGAGTCTCGGCCTCGCCCTGCTGGCGGCGTGGGTCGCCACCCGGCCCGCCGACGCCAAGCGGACCTACGGCTACCAGCGTGCAGAGGTGCTGGGGGCGTTTCTCAACGGCATCTTCCTTCTCGCTACCGTGGCGTACATCCTCTACGACGCAATTCAACGGTTTCAGGACCCGCGAGCGGTCCGGCCACTCGTCGTCGTGGTCGTCGGCGTCCTCGGACTCGTGGCCAATCTCGCGGCGGCGTGGGTCTTGCGGGGTGACAGAGAACTGCTCAACGTCGAGGGTGCCTTCCTGCACTTACTCGCGGATGCACTCGGGAGCGTGGCCGCCATCGTGGTCGGCGTCGCGCTCTACTACACCGACATCCTCGTGTTGGACCCTCTCTTTGCAGTTCTCGTCGCGGGACTCGTCCTCTACTCTGCCAAAGACTTGCTCGCCGACAGCCTCAACATCCTTCTCCAAGGTACCCCGAGCGACGTCGCCATCGGCGAGGTGACGCGCTACCTCGGGAACTTAGAGGGCGTCGTCGAGGTCCACGACGTACACGTCTGGGCACTCGATTCGACCCAGACTGCGCTCTCGGCGCACGTCGTGGTCGCGGACGGCACCGACCCCGACGCGGTTTTGTCGCACTGCCGTCAGGAGTTGGCTCGGAAGTTCGACATCGACCACGCGACGATACAAGTCGAATCGCCGGAGTTCTCCCACGTCGCTGACTTCGACTGTTATGAATTTGGGGGCAAACATTGA
- a CDS encoding matrixin family metalloprotease produces the protein MWRPVLVVVLVVLAGCGAYAPGVSDTTTSAGSQADQQAMSESQESGPRANPWGETTLTVGINNTANESRDFRPLVRDALAYWSNNSEQYAGYAINYEFAPNATNPDLVIHFVEGIGECANVSEPAGCAPYVTKAGQVSRPISVRIVDSYSDNSTRLILKHELGHTLGLNHSAKPQTVMSHTSQLTTLPQRNATERRLPWADSNFTVYLDAANVSDSEQAREQVRHALDYYSDGANGTVPTNVSYEFTDNRTTADVIIEFSERLPCRDAGSGSCGRVRGIDPDGDGALERYDKLYVTMSDIDTDAAGWHVGYWLGYGFGFEEEGEWPAPFEDASYSDRRSEWWTDS, from the coding sequence ATGTGGCGTCCAGTTCTCGTCGTCGTTCTCGTCGTCCTCGCGGGGTGTGGAGCCTACGCACCCGGCGTCTCCGATACGACCACGTCTGCGGGTTCGCAGGCCGACCAGCAGGCGATGTCGGAGTCGCAGGAATCTGGCCCCCGTGCGAACCCGTGGGGCGAGACGACGCTCACGGTCGGAATCAACAACACCGCCAACGAGTCGCGGGACTTCCGGCCGCTCGTCCGGGACGCGTTGGCCTACTGGTCGAACAACAGCGAGCAGTACGCCGGGTACGCGATCAACTACGAGTTCGCACCCAACGCCACGAATCCTGACCTCGTAATTCACTTCGTCGAGGGCATCGGCGAATGTGCGAACGTCTCCGAACCGGCCGGATGTGCACCGTACGTCACGAAAGCCGGTCAGGTCTCGCGGCCCATCTCCGTCCGAATCGTCGATAGCTACTCCGACAACTCGACGCGACTCATCCTCAAACACGAACTCGGCCACACACTGGGGCTGAACCACTCTGCCAAGCCCCAGACTGTCATGTCCCACACGTCGCAGTTGACGACGCTTCCCCAACGCAACGCGACGGAGCGCCGACTCCCGTGGGCCGACTCGAACTTTACGGTGTATCTCGACGCCGCGAACGTCTCTGACTCCGAGCAGGCGCGCGAGCAGGTCCGGCACGCACTCGACTACTACTCGGACGGTGCGAACGGCACCGTCCCGACGAACGTCTCCTACGAGTTCACCGACAACCGAACCACGGCCGACGTGATAATCGAGTTCAGCGAACGTCTTCCCTGCCGAGACGCCGGTAGCGGCTCCTGTGGCCGAGTGCGCGGCATCGACCCTGACGGCGACGGCGCGCTCGAACGCTACGACAAACTCTACGTCACGATGAGCGACATCGACACCGACGCCGCGGGCTGGCACGTCGGCTACTGGCTCGGCTACGGGTTCGGCTTCGAAGAAGAGGGAGAGTGGCCAGCGCCGTTCGAGGACGCCTCCTACAGCGACCGGCGGAGCGAGTGGTGGACCGATAGCTGA
- a CDS encoding class I SAM-dependent methyltransferase: protein MSSKESTPFESAEEYYAEHRPDYADEIFDYLQRRFDLNESARVLDLGCGAGQLTIPLAARAGEVVGMDPNEEMLRQARERVSAADSASEDDIRWVAGSDVDLHDEMGPFRLTTMGRAFHWMDQESTLEQLRRITESGGGVALVTDSEWLTKGTEDWQSEVYDLVAEYLDDVPERTGPAEYDDPWDELLETFEFEDVEHRQFAFAREWTIDGVVGYVFSLSFCSPATFGDDVEAFEAALRSRLHELDALDAASFRQTGNVDVISGRA, encoded by the coding sequence ATGTCCTCCAAAGAGTCAACCCCCTTCGAGAGCGCCGAGGAGTACTACGCCGAGCACCGACCCGACTACGCCGACGAAATTTTCGATTACCTCCAGCGTAGATTCGACCTGAACGAGTCGGCCCGCGTCCTCGACTTGGGTTGTGGGGCCGGGCAACTCACGATTCCACTCGCGGCACGTGCGGGCGAAGTCGTCGGAATGGACCCGAACGAGGAGATGCTTCGACAGGCCCGAGAACGCGTCTCGGCGGCCGATTCGGCTAGTGAGGACGACATCAGGTGGGTTGCTGGGTCCGACGTCGACCTCCACGACGAGATGGGTCCGTTCCGACTCACGACGATGGGCCGGGCGTTCCACTGGATGGACCAGGAATCGACGCTCGAACAGCTACGGCGAATCACCGAATCTGGGGGCGGCGTTGCACTCGTCACGGATTCGGAGTGGCTCACGAAGGGGACCGAAGACTGGCAGTCGGAGGTCTACGACCTCGTCGCCGAGTATTTGGACGACGTACCCGAGCGAACCGGGCCAGCCGAGTACGACGACCCGTGGGACGAACTGTTAGAGACGTTCGAATTCGAGGACGTGGAGCATCGGCAGTTCGCCTTCGCACGCGAGTGGACCATCGACGGCGTCGTCGGTTACGTCTTCTCGCTGTCGTTCTGCTCGCCAGCGACGTTCGGCGACGACGTCGAGGCGTTCGAGGCGGCACTTCGCTCGCGTCTACACGAACTGGACGCACTCGACGCAGCGTCGTTCAGGCAGACCGGGAACGTAGACGTGATTTCTGGGCGCGCGTAG